In Spirosoma sp. KUDC1026, the sequence CAGTATGCTCGATGTCGAATCGGTGCTGTACGCGCGGCTGAAATCGCGACCGGCTTTTAACTTAATATCCAGCGTTTTCAGATAATCGACATCCACGCGCACCCAGTCGCACGAGATTTCACGCTTGTTGTACATGAACCCGTGCGTCCAGCGCGACGAGCTGCCGTCCAGCCCCGCGCCGATGTTGACGCTTGTGCCCGTCACCGCTACGATGTTGGGCTGATTGGCGAGTCGGTCGCGCATCTTTTGCAGGGCGGTAGCCCCGTCTAAGTCGCTGCTGATGGGGACGCTAATGACCTGCTCTTTGTTGAGTCCCATTGGCTGCTCCTGGAGGTAGGTTATCTGCTGACGCATCACGAGCGTGCAGACAATGAGGAGGCAGGCAATAGCAAACTGCGTTACGATGAGCGTATTACGCAGGGCGCCCGGCCTGCTGACTTTCACATTACCTTTCAACACGTCCACGGCACTGAACCGCGTGACGAACCATGATGGGTACCCGCCGGCTATGAGCGTAATGCCCAGAAACCCAAGTCCCGTAACTGCCAGTACGGTTGGAGTTAGAAAATTTTCGATGGACAAATTACTGCGAAATAGCCTGTTGAACGTGGGCAGCAGACCATACGCCATGCCTAGTCCCAGCAGCAGGGCAAGTCCCGATAGTAGCACGGTTTCGCCCCAGATCTGTCCGAACAACTGCCCCCGCTGCGCGCCCAGTGATTTGCGTACGCCCACTTCCCGCGCCCGCGAAATTGACTGCGCAATGGTGAGGTTGATAAAGTTGATGCAGGCAATCGCCAGAATAAACAGCCCGATGGCCAGCAGCGTGTATACGTACGTCCGGCTCGTACCCCGTCCATTGGTCGTCACCGTATCGAAGTGTACGTCGGTGAGCGGTTGCAGGATCAGGCTCTGCTGAAAACCGAGACTGTTTTTTGGGTAGCCCTGCTCGGTACGCTCTTTCATGTTCGTGGCGAAATACTTGTTCATGAACGCCTGTAGCCGTTGTTGCAACAGTACGGGGGTTATCCCGGATTTTAGTTTTGCGAAAACGTCATGATTACCGTAGTTCCACTTGTCTTTTGCTAGCTGATAATCCGCGTTGGCCTGGCTGGAAATTAGTGCATCAAATTGCAGCGACGAGTTCTCTGGCGCGTTGCCAACGACGCCTGTTACCGTGAAGGGTTGCCACTGGTCGTTGAGACGGACCTGTAGCGTTTTGCCCATCGGGTTTTCGATGCCAAATACGTCCTTCGCCATATTCTCACTGATGACAATATTGCTCAGGCCCGTCATGGCCGTTTTTACGTTGCCCTGCCGCATCGGAAAGGAGAACATCGACAGGAAATCGCCATCGGCCAGTCGGACGTCTTTGCCCAGCGTCCGGTCTTTCCAGCGCACCGTGGCGCTCCGGTCGACCCAACGGGTAATCCCTTCAATTTCGGGAAACTCCGTCCGTAGCGTCGGTGCGATAGGGTAGGGCATTGTGGCGCTTTGGTTGGGCTTGCCGTCACGGGTGGTTTCGAGGAAATTAAGCCGGTAGATCCGACTGCCGTCCGCATGAAAGCGGTCGTACGACAGTTCGAACGTAGAAGTCAGGAACAGCAGGATGCAAGTGCCGAACGCGACCGACAGCCCGACGAGATTGATCAGCGTATGCGTCCGGTTTTTCCAGAGCGTTCGGAAGGCGATTTTGAGGTAGTTACGCAGCATAAGCGATACGTTAAATTTGTGTATTTTTGAGGAGATCTAACTTCGTAACCAATGGTCAATTACAACTCGTCAACCGGGCGTTCATCGGTGAACGAAGAAGACATGGGCGTCAATGCTCCGCTTGCCCATCAGCAGGTTATCTCACGGCTGCATGTCGAATTGGGTATTCTGTATTACAAACAGCAGCGCATACCCTATGAGCCACTGCCGGAAACCATGCTCGCTGAAGGGTACGGGAATCCGGTGCCCGACCTGTTACTATTCGACCACGCTACGGAGCAGACCCGGCTTATTATCGAAGTCTGCCAAACAGCCGGCCAGAAAAATGACCTACTCAAGATTACCCGGCTCATTGAAGAGAATGACTATGGTATCCTAGAAGGATTCGTGTACAATTATCGCACGAAACACTGGTTCCGTTACCGCAAAGGCGATGGTGGCCTGACGACTGAATCGTCGTTTTCTGACATCTTGCAATTCGATCTGAACAGCTTTTTATGAGCTGCCTACTTCACGATTACTTCGTTCGGTTCGCCCGCTTTCACCGTAAAGGGAAGCTGCATCTGCTCGACACCGTTCTGCCAGTACGTGTAGATATACTTGCCGGGTTTCATGTCCACGACGAACGGAAAACCGGTCTTGTCTTTTTTGATAGTTAGCTCCCGCTCCAGCGAATAACCATCACCGTTGATAGCCAGCTTAGTTTTACCCGAACAGGTCGGGCACACGAACGTCACCTTCGTTTGATTTGTAGCCGTCGCTGCTGCGAGTGGAACCGGTGGTGTTGGAGGGGCTTCACCCAACCCCAGCGAATCCAGAACCCGGTTTTTGAGCGCTTCCCGCTCGGTCTTGTTTAGGCTCGCTACGTTGAACGTTCGATTGTATTTAATCGGCTGGCCGTTACGTTGCCCGTCAATCTGAATCGATAGGGTCTTATCGTCATCGTTAATTTGCGAGTGAGTGGTTGAGTAGGTCGAAGTCTGGGCGGTGGCTACCAGCGACGCGCCAAGTAAGAAAAGCGAGAGAAGCAGTTTCATGGGAGTAGTCTTTGATTCTATCGTAGCCAAGCTCGTGCCATGTTTGTATGTGGTTGACTTTTAGTAAATTAACTGTCCGGTGACGTACAAAGCCTGTCCACTATCGGACAGGCTTTGTACGTCACCGGACGACGGTTTCTCGTTTCTATTTCGATGGGGCAGGGGCCGTGGCAAACGTAACGTCATACACGGACGACAGATAGCCGTCTGTCGAGCGAAAGCCGCCGTTCCGCAGCCGGAAGGAGTAGGGGTGACCCGGTTCTAATTTTACTTTCAACCGCAGCGCCCGACCGTCATCGGTTAGGCCCAGTACGCTTTCAATGGGCATTTGATCTTTACCGCCCTTACCCAGCTGAATCCCGTATCGTTTGGGTTGCAAGGGCTTGCTAAACCGGACTTGTACTTCGTCGATACCCGCATCGACCGATTGACTACCATTGGTAAAGGGTTCGATCGCAATGATCTGCGGACACAACTGCTGATAAGCCGTCAGGACACTATCGATACGAGGAGCCAGCCAGGCGTAAAACGCGGTATGGCGGGGCATAAACGACTGTAATGTCGGATACTGTTGGCGATGCGTCACGTACTGACGCAGTAGGCCCGTCAGCGTGTCGGTCCAGACGAATGACCGACTTTGCTCTTCACGCAATTGATTCAGGGCCGTGGTGCCGGTTGAATCATGTTCCTGTAAATACATCACCACCGACGCCCGTACCAGCGATTCGTACAACATTGTTTTACTGTTGGCATAGGCCTGCTTCCGCATCGGTTCCTGTACACGGGCGTAGACGCTGTCCGCATAGGGGAGCAAGGCCGAAGCCGACTGGTCGATGAGTGGATTGACAAACGAGTGATTAAACTCGTGGATGACTGTTGGCAAATAGTCGTCGGTGGCGTACTTGGCCAGCCCCGTACTGTCTACGGACCAGGTGCCCATAATGGCGTAGTTGATCTGAGAGCCATTTTTGCCCGGTAGGTGTGGACCATAATTTCCTCCGCCGTTGCCCAAGCCAATCACCAGCCGGAACGCATCATTAGGAGCCGACCCATAGTAACGCTGAAACCAGGGTAGGTCGACCCGCTGAACGACTTGGGTAAAACGAGCTTCCGCTGAACGATAGCGATCTGCCTGCTGCTGAAAGAACGTTGCCACATGGGCGTCTTTGTAAAATTGCTTGATCAGATCCGCCAGTTTAGTTGCATCCTCTACCGTCCAGCGGCTGTCGGGCAGGTGCTTTTCAAACGCAATCGCGGGTTTGAGCGAGGTGGAATCGAGTTGAATAGCGTAACTCATGACAGCGTCGAAACCGATACCCCGTCGGGTGCGAACATCACGCATGAACGCAACGGCTGGGTGATTTCGGTAAGGACCAAAATGCTGTTCGATGTCCGTTACGTAGGCTATATACCGCTTTTGGGTGTATTCGTCATAGTCAGCCAGTCGGGCCAGAATACTCAACAACTCGATTCGGTGATCAACCTTCGGGGTTAGTGATACGGTTGGTTTATACTGTGCTGCCGCCAATAGCGAGGTACAGAGAAAGAGGAAAAGTAAACGAAGGCGCATATGGATCTGGTTATGTACTGTAAACAAGAAAACCCGTTCGGTTATGAACAGGTCTTCTTTGAATGTGAATAGATAGCTCATTCGGAACGTAACGATTTGACAGGATTGATCAGGGCGGCCCGGATGCTTTGGTAACTGATGGTTAGCAGGGCGATGCCAACGGCTAGCCCACCCGCCAGGGCGAATACCCATCCCGACAGTTCTGCCCGATACGCAAAGCCGGTTAGCCATTGATTCATGACATAGTACGCCACCGGGCTGGCAATGACGATAGCGATGAGTACCAGTTTTAGAAAATCTGTCGAGAGTAGAGCTATCAGGCTGCTGACCGACGCGCCCAGCACTTTTCGGATACCAATCTCCTTGACGCGCTGTTCAGCGGAGAAGGTTGCTAACCCGAACAGGCCCAGACAAGAGATCAGAATGGCCAGCGCACCGAAATAATTGATGAGTACACTGACCTGTTGCTCGCGGTGATAGAGCTTTTCGTACGCTTCGTCCAGAAAGTGGTAACTGAATGGATAGTCTTTATTAAACTGTTTGACCAGCAGATACTGTGCGCTGGGTGGCATATACGTAATGACAAGCGGCTTGATGGATTCGTGTAGCGAGCCGAGGTGGAAATCCTTCATTAAACCGATGATCGGTCCTCTGCCAAACCAGAACGTAATATACTGACCTACGGGTTTTTTCATCCCCGGCGTGGATTTGCCCATTAACCGGGCGGCCGCTTCGTTGACAAGGTAGCAAGCTGTATCGGCGAGCGCGTTGGGCCGAAAATCGCGTCCATCAAGTAGTTTAATACCGGTGGTTTTGATGAAGTCATTCCCAACCGACATGGCCGATACCTCCACCAACTGCTTTTCGTTTTGGCCCGACCAGTGCAAATCAGTGGTGCTGCTTTGTATGTTCAGCGGCAAATGGGCAGCTGTCGTTGCGCTCGCTATCGACGGTCGTTGCAGTAGTTCATAGCGCAGGGCTTCCGCTTTTTGATAGTCGGTTAACTGGCCTTCCAGACTCAGGTACGCTACATTATCGCGGTCGAGACCAAGGTGTTTAGTACGCAGGTATGTCATCTGTCGACCAATGACCAGCATACCGACGATCAGGAAAGTCGACAGGGCGAATTGAAACACAACCAGTACCTGCCGAAGCTGGGATGGACCCAGTGTAGTTTGACGCTGACCTGTTCGCACTGTAAGCCTCTGCAAAATGCGTACGGGCTGCACACCCGATAAAAACATCGCTGGATAGCTGCCGGCCAGTAAACCGGTAAACAGCACTAATCCGCCAATACCCAGCCAGCGTGATGGATCGGTAAAGTCAAGCGTAATATGTTTGTCGAACAAGGTGTTGAAAGCTGGCAAGGTAAGCCACACCACTATCAGCGCTAAGACTGCAGCTAACAGACTCAGTAGCGTAGACTCGCTCAGGAATTGACCGATCAGTGCCATCCGTCGGGCCCCAACTACCTTTCGGACGCCTACCTCCCGTGCCCGTTTGGTGCTACGGGCCGTGCTGAGATTCATAAAATTGATGCAGGCGATCAGCAGAATAAATAAGGCTACTAGTCCGAAAATCCGAACGTATTCAATCTGTCCACCTACGGCAACGCCGTTTTTATAGTCGCTCCAGAGATGCAGGTCCGTAATGGGTTGCAGAATAATTTGCTCCTTGTTGTCGAACGTGGCGTACCGGCGGAACATACCTTTCATGGTGGCTTCTGCCTGCTGAGCCGTGGTTTCGGGTTTCAGGCGCAGGTATGTCTGCACTGAATTGAAACCCCACTGCGTTTGCCATTCTTCTTCCTGCGCCTTGAAATTGACAAGCCAGTTGAACTGAAGCGTACTGGTGGCCGGTAGATTTTTCAGGACAGCCCCAACCACAAACCGTTTGTTGTTGTCGAGTTGCAGCGACTGCCCCACAGCCTGCCCGT encodes:
- a CDS encoding DUF4932 domain-containing protein gives rise to the protein MRLRLLFLFLCTSLLAAAQYKPTVSLTPKVDHRIELLSILARLADYDEYTQKRYIAYVTDIEQHFGPYRNHPAVAFMRDVRTRRGIGFDAVMSYAIQLDSTSLKPAIAFEKHLPDSRWTVEDATKLADLIKQFYKDAHVATFFQQQADRYRSAEARFTQVVQRVDLPWFQRYYGSAPNDAFRLVIGLGNGGGNYGPHLPGKNGSQINYAIMGTWSVDSTGLAKYATDDYLPTVIHEFNHSFVNPLIDQSASALLPYADSVYARVQEPMRKQAYANSKTMLYESLVRASVVMYLQEHDSTGTTALNQLREEQSRSFVWTDTLTGLLRQYVTHRQQYPTLQSFMPRHTAFYAWLAPRIDSVLTAYQQLCPQIIAIEPFTNGSQSVDAGIDEVQVRFSKPLQPKRYGIQLGKGGKDQMPIESVLGLTDDGRALRLKVKLEPGHPYSFRLRNGGFRSTDGYLSSVYDVTFATAPAPSK
- a CDS encoding ABC transporter permease, producing the protein MFLNYVKIAWRNLLRNKAFSTINIVGLALGMACSLLIGLWVYDELSYDRFLPDHAQIQYVRVNFNFRGGETQTAFATPGPLTEAISRDVPQVAAVAKLTWPSERLIRVGDRVAKEQGQYASAGFFDVFDLPAVSGNPKSALASPNQIVISQRLAEIYFPNGQAVGQSLQLDNNKRFVVGAVLKNLPATSTLQFNWLVNFKAQEEEWQTQWGFNSVQTYLRLKPETTAQQAEATMKGMFRRYATFDNKEQIILQPITDLHLWSDYKNGVAVGGQIEYVRIFGLVALFILLIACINFMNLSTARSTKRAREVGVRKVVGARRMALIGQFLSESTLLSLLAAVLALIVVWLTLPAFNTLFDKHITLDFTDPSRWLGIGGLVLFTGLLAGSYPAMFLSGVQPVRILQRLTVRTGQRQTTLGPSQLRQVLVVFQFALSTFLIVGMLVIGRQMTYLRTKHLGLDRDNVAYLSLEGQLTDYQKAEALRYELLQRPSIASATTAAHLPLNIQSSTTDLHWSGQNEKQLVEVSAMSVGNDFIKTTGIKLLDGRDFRPNALADTACYLVNEAAARLMGKSTPGMKKPVGQYITFWFGRGPIIGLMKDFHLGSLHESIKPLVITYMPPSAQYLLVKQFNKDYPFSYHFLDEAYEKLYHREQQVSVLINYFGALAILISCLGLFGLATFSAEQRVKEIGIRKVLGASVSSLIALLSTDFLKLVLIAIVIASPVAYYVMNQWLTGFAYRAELSGWVFALAGGLAVGIALLTISYQSIRAALINPVKSLRSE
- a CDS encoding ABC transporter permease encodes the protein MLRNYLKIAFRTLWKNRTHTLINLVGLSVAFGTCILLFLTSTFELSYDRFHADGSRIYRLNFLETTRDGKPNQSATMPYPIAPTLRTEFPEIEGITRWVDRSATVRWKDRTLGKDVRLADGDFLSMFSFPMRQGNVKTAMTGLSNIVISENMAKDVFGIENPMGKTLQVRLNDQWQPFTVTGVVGNAPENSSLQFDALISSQANADYQLAKDKWNYGNHDVFAKLKSGITPVLLQQRLQAFMNKYFATNMKERTEQGYPKNSLGFQQSLILQPLTDVHFDTVTTNGRGTSRTYVYTLLAIGLFILAIACINFINLTIAQSISRAREVGVRKSLGAQRGQLFGQIWGETVLLSGLALLLGLGMAYGLLPTFNRLFRSNLSIENFLTPTVLAVTGLGFLGITLIAGGYPSWFVTRFSAVDVLKGNVKVSRPGALRNTLIVTQFAIACLLIVCTLVMRQQITYLQEQPMGLNKEQVISVPISSDLDGATALQKMRDRLANQPNIVAVTGTSVNIGAGLDGSSSRWTHGFMYNKREISCDWVRVDVDYLKTLDIKLKAGRDFSRAYSTDSTSSILVSESLAKRLGDANPVGKYIEPDSGAKYQIVGVFADFNLYSLRQKAEPIALQMLPSHRVDYVLVRVNPQNLTAAMETVKAAWNDVDPRKNFVGSFVDENVERWYKKEQRLATIFSSAAGIAILLSCMGLFAVALISIEQRTKEIGVRKVLGASVTSIVTLLASDFLKLVLIAIVVASPLAWYAMNQWLSDFAYRIDMPWWVFILSGLLAVLIAFVTISFRSIKAALMNPVKSLRSE